From one Lineus longissimus chromosome 3, tnLinLong1.2, whole genome shotgun sequence genomic stretch:
- the LOC135484789 gene encoding integrin beta-3-like, with the protein MLFGQPTAILFLALLVICLQIILGDEDCNQQLTCRECFAAASQCRWCSHIDYDKPRCGSLTQLVSGSCPSFKILRRYHNIPRSPRCNRFDEECGVCHCGEGNYGQYCECDSTVLNPEEANAQCTRSANESICSGHGQCVCGECLCNPVDRYWPQGRKYQGNYCQCDDASCDRHPRTFEQCGGPGIGKCVCGECICEPGFSGKVCDCKEDPEPCRSSSTGMICSGRGLCQCGSCSCTLDTYYSGPTCDDCRNCPGRCDELKDYVRCYVFGTGPLNQVECSNIRRDQQSYIHLTDDVVASPDTRLCEFVDDDGCTARFSYEYRKSTNVRVRVRLTKFC; encoded by the exons ATGCTGTTCGGTCAGCCTACAGCGATTTTATTCCTTGCATTATTGGTAATTTGTCTCCAGATCATCCTTGGCGATGAAGATTGCAACCAACAGCTTACGTGTCGTGAATGCTTCGCAGCTGCGAGCCAGTGTAGATGGTGTAGTCATATTGACTATGACAAGCCACGTTGCGGATCACTGACACAGCTTGTTTCGGGAAGCTGCCctagttttaaaattttgagaaGATACCATAAT ATTCCTCGCAGCCCACGCTGTAATCGTTTCGACGAGGAATGTGGAGTTTGTCATTGTGGCGAGGGAAATTACGGGCAGTACTGTGAATGTGATAGCACGGTGCTCAATCCAGAAGAGGCTAACGCGCAGTGTACGAG ATCGGCGAATGAGAGCATTTGCTCTGGTCATGGACAGTGTGTGTGTGGCGAATGCCTCTGCAACCCAGTGGATAGGTATTGGCCGCAGGGAAGGAAGTACCAGGGCAATTACTGTCAATGTGACGATGCGTCATGTGATCGTCATCCTAGGACGTTCGAACAGTGCGGGG GCCCTGGGATTGGGAAGTGCGTGTGTGGTGAATGCATTTGTGAGCCTGGATTTAGTGGGAAAGTCTGCGATTGCAAGGAGGACCCGGAACCTTGTAGGTCTTCTTCAACAGGG ATGATATGTAGCGGGCGAGGCTTATGCCAATGTGGAAGTTGCAGCTGCACATTGGATACCTACTACTCGGGACCCACTTGCGATGACTGTCGT AACTGTCCAGGGCGATGTGACGAGTTGAAGGACTACGTGCGATGTTACGTGTTTGGTACAGGTCCCTTGAATCAGGTTGAATGTAGCAATATACGCCGGGACCAGCAATCATACATTCATCTCACCGATGATGTTGTCGCCAGCCCCG ACACTCGTCTCTGCGAGTTCGTTGATGACGACGGGTGCACCGCCAGGTTCAGCTATGAATATAGAAAATCGACGAACGTGAGAGTTCGAGTCCGACTGACCAAGTTTTGTTAG